One window of the Enterobacter huaxiensis genome contains the following:
- the pspC gene encoding envelope stress response membrane protein PspC has translation MAGLNLNKKLWRIPQQGMVRGVCAGLAHYLDVPVKLVRVVTVLSIFFGLAFITLVAYIILSFVLDPMPEGELDAEGAPRSSDLLNNVDAQLAAGEKRLREMERYVTSDTFTLRSRFRQL, from the coding sequence ATGGCTGGACTAAACCTGAACAAAAAACTGTGGCGGATCCCTCAGCAGGGGATGGTGCGCGGCGTTTGTGCCGGTCTGGCGCACTACCTCGACGTACCGGTAAAGCTGGTGCGCGTTGTGACCGTGCTGTCGATTTTCTTCGGTCTGGCGTTTATCACCCTGGTAGCCTACATCATTTTGTCATTCGTGCTTGACCCAATGCCCGAAGGGGAACTGGATGCAGAAGGCGCACCGCGCAGCAGCGATTTATTGAACAACGTAGATGCGCAGCTTGCCGCTGGTGAGAAACGACTGCGCGAAATGGAACGCTATGTCACGTCTGACACCTTTACGCTGAGAAGCCGTTTTCGTCAGCTTTAA
- the pspD gene encoding phage shock protein PspD, with translation MKQNWQQAGQKVKPGLKIAGKLVLLTALRFGPAGVAGWAIKSVARKPVRMLLAVALEPMLQKLAKRVSRRYFS, from the coding sequence ATGAAGCAAAACTGGCAACAGGCCGGTCAGAAGGTAAAACCCGGCCTGAAAATCGCAGGTAAACTGGTCCTGCTGACGGCGTTACGTTTTGGCCCGGCAGGTGTAGCGGGTTGGGCGATCAAATCTGTTGCCCGTAAGCCAGTAAGAATGTTGCTGGCCGTGGCGCTGGAACCTATGCTGCAAAAACTGGCTAAACGCGTCTCCCGCCGCTACTTCTCCTGA
- a CDS encoding sugar phosphorylase, with protein MENNVNAKINHLIDFVYGETFSDAHLKMLLEKIENARTVITEKRKLNWDENDVVLIAYADQFSAEGEDALPVFTRFYNKWLSHSFSHVHLLPFYPWSSDDGFSVIDYHQVAPGTGTWQDVAELNKSANLMFDFVCNHMSAKSQWFANYLAQKPGYNDFFIAVDPETDLSAVTRPRALPLLTPFTCQDGSVRHLWTTFSEDQVDLNFASPEVLIAMVDVLLHYLMEGASYIRLDAVGFMWKTPGTSCIHLEKTHCLIQLFRAITDAVAPGTVIITETNVPHKDNISYFGDGENEAQMVYQFSLPPLVLHAVHHQDVRALCQWATSLTLPSRKTTWFNFLASHDGIGLNPLRGILPESDILSLVEKLQQEGALINWKNNPDGTRSPYEINVTYLDALSTRDCDDNSRVARFILAHAVLLSFPGVPAIYIQSILGSRNDYDGVERYGYNRAINRKKYAAGEMDRALDVNNSLRHKVYHALTKLIAVRRSEKAFHPDSKVVFDTASKHVLKIVRAADNGECITGVFNFSDDIQEVYSDIRAGRELIAGCDISGTTLTLNPWQVMWIKEN; from the coding sequence ATGGAAAATAATGTGAACGCTAAAATTAACCATTTAATAGATTTTGTTTACGGCGAAACGTTTTCTGATGCGCATTTAAAGATGCTTTTGGAAAAAATAGAAAACGCCAGGACTGTTATTACTGAAAAGCGTAAGCTGAATTGGGATGAAAACGACGTTGTCCTGATCGCATACGCCGATCAGTTTTCTGCAGAAGGGGAGGATGCCCTGCCGGTTTTTACCCGCTTTTATAATAAATGGCTATCTCACTCCTTTTCACACGTCCATCTTTTGCCTTTTTACCCGTGGTCCTCTGATGATGGATTTTCCGTAATCGATTATCATCAGGTGGCGCCGGGTACCGGAACGTGGCAAGACGTTGCTGAATTAAATAAATCAGCTAACCTCATGTTTGATTTCGTTTGCAACCATATGTCGGCGAAAAGCCAATGGTTTGCAAATTACCTTGCTCAAAAACCCGGATATAACGATTTCTTTATTGCCGTCGACCCAGAAACAGATCTATCAGCCGTGACGCGTCCCCGGGCACTACCGCTACTAACGCCCTTTACATGCCAGGATGGCAGCGTCCGTCACCTGTGGACCACCTTCAGCGAGGACCAGGTTGACCTCAATTTTGCCTCACCTGAGGTGCTGATTGCGATGGTCGACGTGCTGCTTCATTATCTGATGGAAGGCGCGAGCTACATCCGCCTGGATGCCGTCGGATTTATGTGGAAGACCCCTGGTACAAGCTGTATTCATCTTGAAAAGACGCATTGCCTTATTCAGCTTTTCCGCGCCATTACGGACGCTGTCGCGCCGGGAACGGTGATTATCACCGAGACCAACGTTCCCCATAAAGACAACATCTCATACTTTGGTGACGGTGAAAATGAAGCACAGATGGTCTATCAGTTCTCCTTACCACCACTTGTGCTGCACGCCGTGCATCATCAGGATGTCCGGGCGCTGTGTCAGTGGGCTACGTCGTTAACGCTGCCGTCCAGGAAAACCACCTGGTTCAACTTCCTCGCTTCGCACGATGGCATTGGCCTGAATCCGCTGCGCGGCATTTTGCCCGAGTCTGATATCCTTTCGCTGGTAGAAAAACTCCAGCAGGAAGGGGCGCTGATTAACTGGAAAAATAACCCTGATGGCACGCGCAGTCCTTACGAAATTAACGTCACCTATCTTGACGCATTAAGCACGAGGGATTGCGATGATAATAGTCGTGTTGCCAGGTTTATACTGGCGCATGCGGTGTTATTAAGTTTTCCTGGCGTACCTGCCATCTATATACAAAGTATTCTTGGTTCTCGTAATGACTATGACGGCGTGGAACGCTATGGGTATAACCGCGCAATAAACAGAAAGAAATATGCTGCCGGAGAAATGGATCGTGCGCTGGATGTTAATAATAGCCTGCGTCATAAGGTTTACCATGCATTGACCAAACTGATTGCGGTACGTCGCTCGGAAAAAGCCTTTCATCCTGACAGTAAGGTTGTTTTTGATACAGCAAGTAAACATGTATTGAAAATAGTGCGCGCTGCCGATAATGGTGAGTGCATAACCGGGGTGTTTAATTTCAGTGATGATATTCAGGAAGTTTATTCAGACATTCGCGCAGGCAGGGAGTTGATCGCCGGGTGTGATATTAGTGGAACGACTCTGACCCTTAATCCATGGCAGGTTATGTGGATTAAAGAAAACTAA
- a CDS encoding ABC transporter substrate-binding protein: MKMPKIVLLSALVSCALLSGCKDDKKSAVTIEFMHSSVEQERQAVITKLIEKFEKENPTITVKQVPVEEDAYNTKVITLARTGALPEVIEISHDYAKVMDKEQLLDREAISNAIKAVGETTFYDGILRVVRTEDGDAWTGVPISAWLSGIWYHKDRLAAAGIAEPKNWEQLLKASQMLNDPANKHYGIALPTAESVMTEQAFSQFALSGGANVFDANGNIDIDTPEMSKALALYKGLAATTMPGSNDVMEIKDAFMNGSAPMAVYSTYILPAVYKDGNPANLGFVVPTEKSSAVYGMVTSLTITTGQTEAETQAAEKFVTWMEQAQNATDWVMMSPGAALPVNKLVVGTETWKDNDVIKAFGQLPYELIAQFPNVQVFGAVGDKNFTRMGDVTGSGIISSMVHNVTVGQQDLSATLGNSQKRLADLISQR; this comes from the coding sequence ATGAAAATGCCCAAAATTGTGCTGTTATCAGCACTGGTTTCGTGCGCCCTGCTGTCAGGCTGCAAGGATGACAAGAAATCAGCTGTCACCATTGAATTTATGCACTCGTCGGTTGAACAGGAGCGGCAGGCGGTTATTACAAAACTGATTGAGAAGTTTGAGAAAGAGAATCCCACCATCACAGTGAAACAGGTGCCGGTGGAAGAAGACGCATACAACACCAAGGTGATAACGCTCGCCCGAACCGGGGCGCTGCCGGAGGTTATCGAAATCAGCCATGATTACGCCAAAGTCATGGATAAGGAGCAGTTGCTGGACCGTGAGGCCATTAGCAACGCTATTAAGGCAGTGGGGGAAACGACGTTCTACGACGGTATCTTACGCGTGGTGCGCACCGAAGACGGCGACGCGTGGACCGGCGTACCGATCAGCGCCTGGCTTTCCGGTATCTGGTACCACAAGGACAGGCTAGCGGCGGCAGGCATCGCCGAGCCAAAAAACTGGGAGCAGCTCCTGAAGGCCAGTCAGATGCTCAACGATCCGGCGAATAAACATTACGGCATTGCGCTGCCAACTGCAGAAAGCGTTATGACTGAGCAGGCATTCTCCCAGTTTGCGCTGTCGGGCGGTGCGAACGTGTTTGATGCAAATGGAAATATCGACATTGATACACCTGAAATGTCAAAAGCGCTGGCGTTATACAAAGGGCTGGCGGCAACCACCATGCCGGGCTCGAACGATGTCATGGAGATCAAAGATGCCTTCATGAACGGATCGGCGCCTATGGCGGTTTACTCCACCTACATTCTTCCTGCTGTCTATAAAGATGGCAATCCTGCAAATCTTGGCTTCGTGGTCCCGACGGAAAAATCGTCAGCCGTTTACGGCATGGTCACGTCGCTGACGATCACTACCGGGCAAACCGAAGCGGAAACTCAGGCAGCAGAGAAATTTGTCACCTGGATGGAGCAGGCTCAGAACGCAACGGACTGGGTAATGATGTCACCCGGCGCGGCGCTGCCGGTAAACAAGCTCGTTGTCGGCACAGAGACCTGGAAAGACAACGATGTCATCAAAGCCTTTGGCCAGCTGCCTTATGAGCTGATCGCACAGTTTCCGAACGTGCAGGTGTTTGGCGCGGTGGGTGACAAAAACTTCACCCGTATGGGCGACGTGACGGGCTCAGGCATCATCAGTTCCATGGTGCATAACGTCACGGTGGGTCAACAGGATCTCAGCGCAACGCTAGGCAATAGCCAAAAGCGGCTGGCCGATCTGATTTCACAACGATAG
- a CDS encoding carbohydrate ABC transporter permease, with the protein MKTLFSGRSDMPFAMLLLAPSLLLLGGLVAWPMISNVEISFLRLPLNPRIDAVFVGLDNYISILSDAAFWHSLWMTFWYTALVVVGSTGLGLAVAIFFNREFRLRKTARSLVILSYVTPSISLVFAWKYMFNNGYGIVNYLGVDLLHLYDQAPLWFDNPGSSFVLVVLFAIWRYFPYAFISFLAILQTIDKSLYEAAEMDGANAWQRFRIVTLPAIMPVLATVVTLRTIWMFYMFADVYLLTTKVDILGVYLYKTAFAFNDLGKAAAISVVLFVIIFAVILLTRKRVNLNGNK; encoded by the coding sequence ATGAAGACGTTGTTTTCGGGTCGTTCAGATATGCCTTTCGCCATGCTGCTGTTGGCCCCCAGCCTGTTATTGCTGGGGGGCCTGGTGGCCTGGCCGATGATTTCTAACGTTGAAATCAGTTTTTTACGCTTGCCGCTCAACCCGCGCATTGATGCGGTTTTTGTCGGGCTTGATAACTACATCAGCATTTTGAGTGACGCGGCGTTCTGGCATTCGCTGTGGATGACGTTCTGGTATACGGCGCTGGTCGTGGTTGGCAGTACGGGGCTGGGGCTGGCCGTCGCCATCTTCTTTAACCGGGAGTTCCGTCTGCGGAAAACGGCGCGTTCGCTGGTGATCCTGTCTTACGTCACGCCGTCAATTTCGCTGGTGTTTGCCTGGAAGTATATGTTCAACAACGGCTACGGCATCGTGAATTATCTTGGGGTGGACCTGCTCCATCTGTACGACCAGGCACCGCTGTGGTTCGACAACCCGGGCAGTAGCTTTGTGCTGGTGGTGCTGTTTGCCATCTGGCGCTACTTCCCGTATGCGTTCATCTCGTTCCTGGCGATACTCCAGACGATCGATAAATCGCTGTACGAAGCGGCGGAAATGGACGGGGCTAATGCCTGGCAGCGTTTTCGCATCGTTACGCTGCCTGCAATTATGCCTGTGCTGGCGACGGTAGTGACGTTACGCACCATCTGGATGTTCTACATGTTTGCGGATGTCTACCTCTTGACCACCAAAGTCGACATTCTGGGCGTCTATCTCTACAAAACCGCCTTTGCCTTTAATGACCTGGGTAAAGCGGCGGCCATCTCTGTGGTGCTGTTTGTGATCATCTTCGCCGTCATTCTGCTGACCAGAAAAAGGGTAAACCTCAATGGCAACAAATAA
- a CDS encoding carbohydrate ABC transporter permease, giving the protein MATNKRVLGRIGFYLGLAVFLFITLFPFFVMLMTSFKSAKEAISLNPTILPQEWTLQHYVDIFNPLIFPFVDYFRNSMVVSLTSSVIAVFLGTLGAYALSKLRFAGRTTINASFYTVYMFSGILLVVPLFKIITALGIYDTELALIIAMVTQTLPTAVFMLRSYFDTIPDEIEEAAMMDGLNRLQIIFRITVPLAISGLVSVFVYCFMVAWNDYLFASIFLSSASNFTLPVGLNTLFSTPDYIWGRMMAASLVTALPVVIMYALSERFIKSGLTAGGVKG; this is encoded by the coding sequence ATGGCAACAAATAAACGCGTGCTCGGCCGTATTGGTTTCTATCTGGGGCTGGCGGTATTTCTGTTTATCACGCTGTTCCCGTTTTTCGTGATGCTGATGACCTCATTTAAGAGCGCGAAGGAGGCAATATCGCTGAACCCGACCATTCTGCCGCAAGAGTGGACGTTACAGCATTACGTCGACATCTTTAACCCGCTGATTTTCCCCTTTGTGGACTATTTCAGGAACAGCATGGTGGTGTCGTTGACCTCATCCGTCATTGCCGTTTTTCTCGGTACGCTGGGTGCTTACGCCTTATCCAAACTGCGCTTTGCCGGGCGGACGACGATTAATGCGAGCTTTTATACCGTCTACATGTTCTCCGGGATTTTGCTGGTCGTGCCGTTGTTCAAGATCATCACCGCGCTCGGGATCTATGACACCGAACTGGCGCTCATTATCGCTATGGTGACCCAGACCCTGCCTACGGCGGTATTCATGCTGCGCAGCTATTTCGACACCATACCGGACGAAATAGAAGAAGCAGCGATGATGGACGGCCTCAACCGCCTGCAAATCATCTTTCGCATCACCGTGCCGCTGGCCATATCGGGCCTGGTGTCTGTCTTTGTCTACTGCTTTATGGTGGCGTGGAACGACTACCTGTTTGCCTCCATTTTCCTTTCCAGCGCCAGTAATTTCACCTTGCCGGTAGGGCTGAACACGCTCTTCAGCACGCCAGATTATATCTGGGGTCGCATGATGGCGGCGTCGCTGGTGACCGCACTGCCGGTCGTCATCATGTATGCGCTGTCAGAACGTTTTATTAAAAGTGGTTTGACCGCCGGTGGCGTTAAGGGCTAA
- a CDS encoding zinc-dependent alcohol dehydrogenase produces MKKLVATAPRVAALVEYEDRPVAVHEVKIRARFGAPKHGTEVVDFRAASPFIDEEFNADWQLFTPREEGAARGIEFGKFQLGNMIVGDVIECGADVTEYQPGDRVCCYGPLQETVIVNAVNNYKLRKMPQGSSWKNAVCYDPAQFAMSGVRDANVRVGDFVVVVGLGAIGQIAIQLAKQAGASIVIGVDPIEHRCEIALRHGADHCLNPIGTDVGLEIKKLTGKQGADIIIETSGFADALQSALRGLAYGGTISYVAFAKPFAEGFNLGREAHFNNAKIVFSRACSEPNPDYPRWSRKRIEETCWKLLMNGYLNCEDLIDPVVTFTTSAESYMKYVDQHPELSIKMGVTF; encoded by the coding sequence ATGAAAAAGTTAGTAGCGACAGCGCCTCGCGTGGCGGCGCTGGTTGAATATGAAGATCGTCCGGTCGCCGTACATGAAGTGAAAATTCGCGCGCGTTTTGGCGCGCCGAAACACGGCACCGAGGTTGTGGATTTCAGAGCGGCAAGTCCATTCATTGATGAAGAGTTTAACGCGGACTGGCAGTTATTTACGCCGCGCGAAGAGGGGGCCGCTCGCGGTATCGAATTCGGTAAGTTCCAGTTGGGCAACATGATCGTCGGTGACGTGATCGAATGCGGTGCAGACGTGACGGAATACCAGCCGGGCGATCGCGTTTGCTGCTACGGTCCGTTGCAGGAAACCGTCATTGTGAATGCCGTCAATAACTACAAGCTGCGAAAAATGCCGCAGGGTTCATCGTGGAAAAACGCTGTCTGCTACGACCCGGCACAGTTCGCCATGAGCGGCGTGCGTGATGCCAACGTAAGGGTGGGCGATTTTGTGGTGGTTGTCGGCCTGGGCGCGATTGGTCAAATTGCCATTCAGCTGGCGAAGCAAGCCGGCGCATCCATTGTTATCGGTGTTGATCCTATCGAACACCGCTGTGAGATTGCGCTCCGACACGGTGCCGACCACTGCCTGAACCCTATCGGTACGGATGTGGGTCTGGAGATTAAAAAGCTCACCGGCAAGCAGGGCGCGGACATCATCATTGAAACCAGCGGCTTTGCCGATGCGCTGCAGTCTGCGCTGCGCGGGCTCGCCTACGGTGGCACCATCTCCTACGTAGCCTTCGCTAAACCCTTTGCAGAAGGCTTCAACCTCGGTCGCGAAGCTCATTTCAACAATGCGAAGATTGTCTTCTCCCGCGCCTGCAGTGAGCCAAACCCGGATTATCCTCGCTGGAGCCGCAAGCGTATCGAAGAGACCTGCTGGAAACTGCTGATGAACGGTTATCTCAACTGTGAAGATCTCATTGACCCGGTGGTCACCTTTACCACCAGCGCTGAGAGCTACATGAAGTATGTCGACCAGCACCCGGAGCTGAGCATCAAAATGGGCGTCACTTTTTAA
- a CDS encoding sugar phosphate isomerase/epimerase family protein, producing MKIATQNQAFFPASILEKFQYIKAMGFDGYEIDGKLLVDNLDEVKAAIKTTGLPVTTACGGYDGWIGDFIEERRLNGLQQIERILEALAEVGGKGIIVPAAWGMFTFRLPPMTSPRSLDGDRKAVGASLRWLDEVAARTGTTVYLEPLNRYQDHMINTLADARRYIEENALKHVQIIGDFYHMNIEEDSLTDALHHNRDLLGHVHIADNHRYQPGSGCLDFAALFDRLRADNYQGYVVYECRVRADDPAQAYQDSLTYLRNC from the coding sequence ATGAAAATCGCAACGCAAAATCAGGCCTTTTTCCCTGCGTCAATTCTGGAAAAATTCCAGTACATCAAGGCCATGGGTTTTGATGGCTATGAGATAGACGGCAAACTGCTGGTGGACAATCTTGATGAGGTGAAAGCCGCCATCAAAACAACGGGCCTGCCGGTCACCACAGCCTGCGGTGGTTATGACGGCTGGATAGGTGACTTCATTGAAGAACGTCGCCTGAACGGGTTGCAGCAAATTGAACGCATTCTGGAGGCCCTTGCTGAGGTCGGAGGAAAGGGCATTATTGTTCCTGCCGCCTGGGGAATGTTCACATTTCGCCTGCCGCCGATGACCTCGCCGCGCAGCCTGGACGGCGATCGCAAAGCGGTAGGCGCTTCGCTGCGCTGGCTGGACGAGGTGGCGGCACGCACCGGGACGACAGTCTACCTTGAGCCGCTGAACCGCTATCAGGATCACATGATCAACACCCTGGCGGACGCGCGTCGCTATATCGAAGAGAACGCGCTGAAACATGTGCAGATCATCGGTGATTTTTACCATATGAACATCGAAGAAGATTCTCTGACGGACGCGCTGCACCACAACCGCGATCTGCTTGGGCACGTACATATTGCAGACAATCATCGTTACCAGCCGGGAAGCGGCTGCCTGGATTTTGCAGCGCTTTTCGATCGGCTGCGTGCTGATAACTATCAGGGTTACGTGGTCTATGAATGTCGCGTTCGGGCTGACGATCCGGCTCAGGCTTATCAGGACTCACTCACTTACTTGCGTAATTGCTAA
- a CDS encoding Gfo/Idh/MocA family protein, translating into MMSASTPSPLRVAIIGAGQVADKVHASYYATRSDVQMVAVMDSRLEQAQAFAERHAIPDAWQDAREMLQAVKPDVVSVCSPNRFHFDHVLLALEAGCHVMCEKPPAMTPQQADEMRIAARKAGKVLAYDFHHRFAEDTQLLRDAVLNGTLGEIYFTTAQALRRCGVPGWGVFTNKSLQGGGPLIDIGIHMLDAAMYVLGFPAVKRVTAHSFQRLGNRKHSGQFGEWDPAQFTVEDALFGTIEFCNGGILRLDTSFALNIREQSIMNVAFCGEKAGATLFPAHIYADEAGILQTITQREEADDQRHLRSMDAFVRHVMGEPVMIADAEQGLVIQQLVAALYEAAETGESVTLC; encoded by the coding sequence GTGATGAGTGCTTCAACACCTTCGCCTCTGCGCGTTGCCATTATTGGCGCCGGGCAGGTCGCGGACAAAGTGCATGCCTCGTATTACGCCACACGCAGTGATGTTCAGATGGTGGCTGTCATGGACAGCCGCCTGGAACAGGCACAGGCGTTTGCGGAGCGTCATGCAATTCCTGACGCATGGCAAGATGCACGAGAAATGCTGCAGGCGGTCAAACCCGATGTGGTTAGCGTTTGTTCCCCAAACCGCTTCCATTTCGACCATGTCCTGCTGGCGCTGGAGGCCGGGTGCCATGTGATGTGTGAAAAACCGCCCGCCATGACCCCACAGCAGGCCGATGAGATGCGGATTGCTGCTCGCAAGGCGGGAAAGGTACTGGCGTATGATTTTCACCATCGTTTCGCTGAGGATACGCAGCTTCTGCGTGACGCAGTGCTTAACGGAACCCTGGGTGAAATCTACTTCACGACAGCGCAGGCCCTGCGCCGCTGCGGCGTACCGGGGTGGGGCGTCTTTACGAACAAATCGTTGCAGGGCGGCGGGCCGCTGATTGATATCGGCATTCATATGCTGGACGCGGCGATGTACGTGCTGGGGTTCCCGGCAGTCAAGCGCGTCACGGCGCACAGCTTTCAGCGGCTGGGCAACCGTAAACACAGCGGTCAGTTTGGCGAGTGGGATCCTGCTCAGTTTACCGTTGAAGACGCGCTATTTGGCACGATTGAGTTCTGCAACGGCGGCATCCTGCGTCTGGATACCTCCTTTGCCCTGAATATCCGCGAGCAGTCCATCATGAATGTGGCGTTTTGCGGCGAGAAAGCCGGTGCCACGCTGTTCCCTGCGCATATTTACGCTGATGAAGCCGGTATTTTACAGACTATTACCCAGCGGGAAGAGGCAGACGACCAGCGGCACTTACGCAGTATGGATGCCTTTGTTCGCCACGTTATGGGGGAGCCGGTAATGATCGCTGACGCGGAGCAGGGCCTGGTGATCCAGCAATTGGTCGCTGCGCTATATGAAGCGGCGGAAACAGGGGAAAGCGTAACCTTATGCTGA
- a CDS encoding glycoside hydrolase family 65 protein — protein sequence MLNLSVLTEPGFCPHSLNKYASVMACGNGYIGIRATHEEDYTQQTRGMYLAGLYHRAGRNETNELVNLPDVTGIEIELDGANFTLLAGEIRHWQRELNFANGELRRSVLWRSPAGQQYRIESRRFVSLDQLPLVAMQLSVTPVDASAEIVFKTGIDATQTNSGRQHLDEVSVRVFDPHYVQGIYETQDRATEVAISASCRLTMSDSSSCFSAKNRRITAHHSVTVLQGDTVTLEKLVWIAHRSDKALSQESFARNALAELKGCVARGYGSLLEQSASAWEKIWRDSRVAVASAEPSDQLALDYAVWHLTAMTPAHDERSSIAAKGLTGEGYKGHVFWDTEIFLLPFHLFTRPRIARNLLRYRWLNLPGAREKARSHGWSGALFPWESAASGQEETPEFAAINIRTGLRQKVASALAEHHIVADIAWAVVAYWQATHDDDFMRNEGLTLLMETASFWMARATEINGRLEIHDVIGPDEYTEHVNNNAYTNYMAWHNVASAHQFMAMFERDDAHFTQKASHFLARLWLPEIDEQGVLPQDDSFMTKPAIDLSRYKAKAGKQTILLDYSRAEVNEMQILKQADVVMLNYLLPERFTPQQCAASLAFYEPRTIHDSSLSKAIHGIVSARCGDMQSAYAFWRDGIAIDLGDDPHSCDDGIHAAATGAIWSGVIQGFAGLQIVEGELHLAPRLPSHWTRLAFPLRWRNATMQITFDMGVLTIDTSAPVTLTLWGKTVTATGRQVWPYEDFLTSVNGIATTEVSDGA from the coding sequence ATGCTGAACCTGTCTGTATTAACCGAACCGGGTTTTTGCCCGCACAGCCTGAATAAATACGCGTCTGTTATGGCATGCGGTAACGGCTACATAGGCATTCGCGCGACACATGAGGAAGACTACACCCAGCAAACGCGCGGGATGTACCTTGCGGGTCTTTATCACCGGGCCGGGCGCAACGAGACGAACGAGCTGGTTAACCTTCCCGACGTTACCGGAATTGAAATCGAACTGGATGGGGCGAATTTTACTCTGCTGGCAGGGGAGATACGTCACTGGCAGCGAGAGCTGAATTTTGCTAACGGTGAACTGCGCCGCAGCGTTCTGTGGCGTTCGCCTGCGGGTCAGCAGTATCGCATTGAGAGCCGGCGTTTTGTCTCACTGGACCAACTGCCGCTGGTCGCGATGCAGCTTTCCGTTACGCCAGTTGATGCTTCTGCAGAGATTGTGTTTAAAACGGGTATTGATGCGACTCAAACCAACAGTGGCAGACAGCATCTGGATGAGGTCTCGGTCAGAGTATTCGACCCGCACTACGTACAGGGTATCTACGAAACCCAGGACCGCGCCACTGAGGTAGCGATCTCGGCAAGCTGTCGTCTTACGATGAGCGACAGCAGTAGCTGCTTTAGCGCGAAAAATCGCCGCATCACGGCCCATCACTCGGTAACGGTTTTGCAGGGTGACACTGTCACGCTAGAAAAGCTGGTGTGGATCGCTCACCGCAGCGACAAAGCGCTGTCGCAGGAGTCCTTTGCGCGTAACGCGCTGGCAGAACTCAAAGGCTGTGTGGCTCGAGGCTACGGATCGTTGCTGGAGCAGTCTGCCTCAGCCTGGGAAAAAATCTGGCGCGACAGCCGGGTGGCAGTGGCTTCTGCGGAGCCGAGCGATCAGCTCGCGCTGGATTACGCGGTGTGGCATCTGACTGCTATGACGCCTGCCCATGACGAGCGCAGCAGCATTGCGGCCAAAGGCCTGACCGGAGAGGGCTATAAGGGACACGTATTCTGGGACACCGAAATTTTCCTGCTGCCTTTCCATCTTTTCACCCGACCTCGGATAGCCCGAAATCTGCTGCGCTATCGCTGGCTTAACCTGCCAGGGGCAAGGGAAAAAGCGCGCAGTCACGGCTGGTCAGGCGCACTGTTCCCCTGGGAAAGCGCGGCGAGCGGGCAGGAAGAGACGCCAGAATTTGCGGCGATCAATATCCGTACGGGGCTGCGCCAGAAGGTCGCTTCTGCCCTTGCAGAGCACCATATTGTGGCGGATATCGCCTGGGCCGTCGTCGCTTACTGGCAGGCAACGCATGACGATGATTTTATGCGAAATGAAGGGCTGACGTTGCTTATGGAGACGGCATCGTTCTGGATGGCGCGCGCGACGGAAATCAATGGCCGCCTGGAAATCCATGACGTCATCGGTCCGGACGAATACACGGAGCACGTCAATAACAACGCCTATACGAACTATATGGCCTGGCACAACGTGGCGAGTGCGCACCAGTTTATGGCGATGTTTGAGCGGGATGACGCGCATTTCACGCAAAAAGCGTCACATTTCCTTGCGCGCTTATGGCTCCCTGAGATCGATGAACAGGGGGTGCTGCCGCAGGATGACAGCTTTATGACCAAACCGGCAATTGACCTGAGCCGTTATAAAGCCAAAGCCGGCAAGCAGACCATTCTGCTGGATTACTCGCGTGCGGAAGTGAATGAGATGCAGATCCTGAAGCAGGCCGACGTGGTGATGCTCAACTACCTCCTGCCGGAACGGTTTACGCCCCAGCAGTGTGCCGCGAGTCTGGCGTTCTACGAGCCGCGCACCATCCACGACTCATCCCTCAGTAAAGCCATACACGGGATTGTCTCTGCCCGCTGCGGAGATATGCAAAGCGCATATGCCTTCTGGCGTGACGGCATTGCTATTGACCTTGGTGACGATCCGCACAGCTGCGATGACGGTATTCATGCTGCCGCGACGGGGGCGATCTGGTCCGGCGTGATACAGGGCTTTGCCGGGTTGCAGATTGTGGAGGGAGAATTACACCTTGCCCCGAGGCTGCCTTCTCACTGGACGAGGCTCGCTTTCCCGCTGCGCTGGCGCAATGCAACCATGCAGATCACGTTCGACATGGGCGTCTTGACGATTGATACCTCAGCTCCCGTCACGTTAACCCTGTGGGGAAAAACGGTGACGGCAACGGGGCGGCAAGTCTGGCCGTATGAGGATTTTCTTACGTCTGTTAATGGGATCGCTACCACGGAGGTGAGTGATGGCGCTTAA